The stretch of DNA TCTGCAGAGAAATTACAGAAATACTTTCAGGTTCAGGAAGAATAAGTTTTTTCTTACTGACACAAGCAGATAGAACAAGAAAAGAGATTGAACAGACTATTATGGTGATAATTTTTTTCATACAGGTTTACATCCTTTCCATATTTCTGCTAGCTTACTAAGATAAAATTATTATATCAAATCGTAGCAATTTTTACAATATCTTATTCCCTTATAACATTCATTACTGTAAAAATTCTACTAGATTATAATTTTTCAACAACAGACAAAGTAGCCGACAAGTTCGCTTCTTATATAGGATTTTAAAATATGGGTACCAAAACAAAAAACAGGCTCTCCGAAAACTCGGAAAGCCTTAGTTTATGCTACTTCTAGCTTCCTCGCCTTTATATTTCAAGGCTCGGAATAAAAAGGTTCACTGGACCTTTTTATTTAGCGATTGGGTAAACAGAAACTTGTTTTTTATCGCGTCCTTTACGTTCAAAGCGTACTACGCCTTCAACTTTAGCGAACAAAGTATCGTCTCCACCACGTCCAACGTTTACACCTGGGTAGATGTGTGTACCACGTTGACGGTAAAGGATTGATCCACCTGTTACAGTTTGTCCGTCAGCTGCCTTAGCTCCAAGACGTTTCGCTTGTGAATCACGTCCGTTTGATGTAGAACCTCCACCTTTTTTGTGGGCGAAAAGTTGCAAGTTGTTAAGAGTCATTTTTAACATAATGTTTTCCTCCGTGTTAGTTTTCTGTGATAACTCTGGTTTGGACGAACTCTGAAGAGTTCTCCGATAAGTTTGCCATACCTAAGAAAAATGATTCAAAGAATAACTGGGTCATTTCTCTCTGGTGTGAAGGAAGATCTTTTGGAATTTCAACCATCAGATAGCCACCTTCATCTTCGTTTAATTCTAGGATTGGTTCATAGCCTGCAAATTTCTCAATAGAATTGATAAAGTTAATGGCAAGCGTAGAAACCGATGCACACACGACATCTAAGCCGTATTCGCCACTCTCGGCGTGTCCAGTAATTTCCGCACTCCTCAGCTCGCCATCTTCGGCTCTCTCAAAGACTGCCTGTATCATGTGTTCTCCTTAAAATTAAGCGTTGATTGCGTTGATGACAACTTTTGTATATGGTTGACGGTGACCTTGTTTACGGTGGCTACCTTTTTTAGGTTTGTACTTGTAAGTAACAACTTTCTTTTGTTTTCCTTGTTTTTCAACAGTTCCAACTACAGTAGCTCCAGCAACAAGTGGAGTTCCGACAACAGTGTTTTCACCACCAACAAGAACAACTTCGTTAAAAGTAACTTCTTGACCAGCTTCAACGTTCAATTTTTCAACGTAAACTGCTTGACCAACTTCAACTTTAACTTGTTTTCCGCCAGTTTTGATAATTGCGTATGTGCTCATTATGCACCTCCTATGATTTTTATGGGTTTCCCCGGTTTTTTTGTGAAGACTCGCCTAGCATCGTGGGACGAACCACTTAAACTTGAATAATCAAGCAACGATGTTCGTGCGGTTGCACAGGATCGTGCATAGTCAACTCTTCAAGTATAGCATATCTCCTATTTTCTTACAAGTAATAACACCTAAAATGAAGCTTTTTCTTTTACTTTTTTCTGCCAAGAGGCAAAAAGCATGCTGAGGTAAAAAATACTCATCATAATAGGAACACCAAGAATGGTCTTTTCATGATAGAAAATCGTCAAATAAGATGAAAAGACAACGCCAAGGACAAAACTACTAAGTAGGCTAACAAAGATAATCCCTTCACGTAAAAAAGGAGTGTGCTTGGTCCGAAAATAATCTCCAAAAGCCAGCATGGTTCGTTTGATATTCCCTGTCATAAAGGCATTATTGTAGGCAATACCCGAAACCTCACCAAAAGCAGTTGTCACCAAGCCCATACAAAAGGCTAATGGCGGTACTAGATAGATATTATC from Streptococcus mitis encodes:
- a CDS encoding ribosomal-processing cysteine protease Prp; translation: MIQAVFERAEDGELRSAEITGHAESGEYGLDVVCASVSTLAINFINSIEKFAGYEPILELNEDEGGYLMVEIPKDLPSHQREMTQLFFESFFLGMANLSENSSEFVQTRVITEN
- a CDS encoding YoaK family protein; amino-acid sequence: MGGKMRLLPIRKISRQSKRLALFLTFCAGYVDAYTFIVRGNTLVAGQTGNVVFLSVGLIQHNVSDASAKVMTLLAFMMGVFLLTVYKEKLRIVKKPILSLIPLAILSIIIGFVPQTVDNIYLVPPLAFCMGLVTTAFGEVSGIAYNNAFMTGNIKRTMLAFGDYFRTKHTPFLREGIIFVSLLSSFVLGVVFSSYLTIFYHEKTILGVPIMMSIFYLSMLFASWQKKVKEKASF
- the rplU gene encoding 50S ribosomal protein L21, encoding MSTYAIIKTGGKQVKVEVGQAVYVEKLNVEAGQEVTFNEVVLVGGENTVVGTPLVAGATVVGTVEKQGKQKKVVTYKYKPKKGSHRKQGHRQPYTKVVINAINA
- the rpmA gene encoding 50S ribosomal protein L27 — encoded protein: MLKMTLNNLQLFAHKKGGGSTSNGRDSQAKRLGAKAADGQTVTGGSILYRQRGTHIYPGVNVGRGGDDTLFAKVEGVVRFERKGRDKKQVSVYPIAK